One window from the genome of Solea solea chromosome 2, fSolSol10.1, whole genome shotgun sequence encodes:
- the LOC131455281 gene encoding proline-rich protein 2-like has product MRGESPPTQGRPEGADGDKTTDRGRNHPTPRQAAEAQGPRTQSPPAPKGRASLPPGGEAPPQTAHQGGTARYPPLPPPPPPRSRLHAPQPREGQAEAHVGPPAKGAPRDGREADSRAGPDPPGRGRASGPRARRAQPRGAPERGPPTSRSICARRRPPPGRQTAAHHSTFREVRHDEPQPCLPDTPQTERRGSDPPRPATPHGHHCCPHPDRQSQHGQGVSRNRALRSAPTTTPPHPSPPGHMPHSHPPPAKKGATRPGQGHAMASHECRRGGGPDTPTPDQKVGSRVPKARRPPACPPPCPPQGTEDAQVRPRAQQEHSSVHRPATPEGRSQGGSPPPPLGANSTPQRPAGPSAQRPRAPTPTRSAAPAQPQSTAHHPQPPRAPQAKAAVPPQIHPNPRRADPQPPRDGRPRATNPHRPPDIPSTPDARPATPRTDQGRHSHQPALGNIIN; this is encoded by the exons ATGCGGGGGGAAAGCCCCCCCACCCAAGGTCGACCCGAGGGGGCCGACGGCGACAAGACCACGGACAGAGGCCGAAACCACCCCACACCCAGGCAGGCCGCAGAGGCCCAGGGTCCCCGCACCCAGAGCCCGCCAGCGCCCAAGGGCAGGGCCAGCCTACCACCGGGGGGAGAAGCGCCCCCCCAGACCGCCCACCAGGGAGGCACGGCCAGATACCCACCACTGCCACCCCCACCGCCCCCCAGAAGCCGACTGCACGCCCCCCAGCCCAGGGAGGGACAGGCGGAGGCCCACGTAGGGCCACCAGCCAAGGGGGCCCCCAGAGACGGAAGAGAGGCAGACTCCCGAGCCGGTCCAGACCCCCCAGGTAGAGGCAGGGCCAGTGGTCCAAGGGCCCGCCGTGCCCAACCCCGCGGTGCCCCGGAGAGGGGTCCCCCAACATCCAGGAGCATCTGCGCCCGCCGACGACCCCCGCCGGGTAGGCAGACTGCCGCCCACCACAGCACCTTCAGGGAGGTGCGTCATGATGAGCCACAACCATGCCTCCCGGACACCCCCCAGACCGAGCGCAGGGGATCCGATCCCCCACGTCCAGCGACGCCTCATGGCCACCACTGCTGCCCTCACCCAGACCGCCAGTCCCAACACGGCCAGGGGGTGAGCAGGAATCGAGCGCTCAGGAGTGCACCCAcgaccacccccccccaccccagcccACCG GGCCATATGCCCCATTCCCACCCACCCCCGGCCAAGAAGGGAGCAACCCGTCCAGGCCAGGGACACGCCATGGCATCCCATGAGTGCCGCCGGGGCGGAGGACCAGATACCCCCACACCCGACCAGAAGGTAGGATCCCG GGTCCCCAAAGCAAGGCGCCCCCCCGCGTGCCCCCCACCATGCCCCCCCCAAGGGACGGAGGACGCACAAGTCCGCCCCAGAGCGCAGCAGGAGCACAGCAGCGTGCACCGCCCCGCCACCCCGGAGGGCAGATCCCAGGggggatcccccccccccccgctaggGGCCAACTCCACCCCCCAGCGCCCCGCAGGCCCCAGCGCACAGAGACCCAGAGCCCCTACCCCCACCCGCAGTGCGGCGCCAGCCCAGCCCCAGTCCACGGCCCACCACCCCCAACCCCCACGGGCCCCCCAGGCCAAGGCGGCAGTCCCCCCACAAATCCACCCCAACCCCCGTAGGGCAGACCCACAGCCACCGAGGGACGGTAGACCCAGGGCCACCAACCCACACAGACCACCAGACATCCCCAGTACCCCAGATGCACGGCCCGCAACACCACGGACCGACCAGGGAAGACACAGTCACCAACCCGCCCTAGGAAATATAATCAATTAG